A genome region from Manihot esculenta cultivar AM560-2 chromosome 5, M.esculenta_v8, whole genome shotgun sequence includes the following:
- the LOC110615862 gene encoding phosphatidylinositol/phosphatidylcholine transfer protein SFH13 isoform X2 — protein sequence MWEEMLHWRKEYGTDTILEDFDFEELEEVLQYYPQGYHGVDKEGRPVYIERLGKAHPSRLMRITTTDRYLKYHVQEFERALLEKFPASSIAARKQMCSTTTILDVQGLGIKNFTRTAANLLAAMTKIDNSYYPETLDRMYIVNAGPGFRKMLWPAAQKFLDSKTIAKIQVLEPKSLPKLLEVIDSSQLPDFLGGSCTCSAEGGCLRSNKGPWNDPDVMKLVHNAEAAFVRQITRVPSNQLKFDTHIQMPLQKGSSDTSAAESGSEIDDPSPINPSYVFPRLAPVHEEVRASDPNAYYSSDENFPLVEKAVQSNLGAEHPQDRFLESNDLGDLPSEILSSVEGGLASYWLEIIKEKIGKRHNVAKMLMSFMVKLVAFACSLTLKFWTRQNNIHPSNLVEHNADGHSTAVGTVSEDLVRPCIERLQSLEKLVEELSNKPAAIPLEKEQMLMESLERIKSVEFDLEKTKRVLHATVVKQLEISKLLDDLRESKRRRRRLFC from the exons ATGTGGGAAGAAATGCTTCATTGGAGGAAAGAGTATGGAACAGACACCATATTGGAG GATTTTGACTTTGAAGAGCTAGAAGAAGTCTTGCAATATTACCCTCAGGGTTACCATGGAGTTGATAAGGAAGGCCGGCCAGTTTACATCGAAAGGCttggaaaagctcatccaaGTAGGCTTATGCGAATTACCACTACGGATCGATATCTGAAATACCATGTCCAAGAGTTTGAGAGGGCTCTACTGGAGAAATTCCCTGCAAGTTCAATTGCTGCAAGGAAGCAGATGTGTTCAACTACAACGATATTGGACGTACAGGGTTTG GGAATTAAGAATTTCACTCGGACTGCTGCAAATCTCTTGGCTGCAATGACAAAGATAGATAACAGTTACTACCCTGAG ACATTGGATCGGATGTATATTGTTAATGCTGGCCCTGGCTTTAGGAAGATGCTTTGGCCTGCAGCTCAGAAGTTTCTGGATTCAAAGACTATTGCAAAgatacag GTTTTAGAGCCCAAGTCTCTGCCCAAGCTACTGGAAGTTATTGACTCAAG TCAATTGCCAGACTTCTTGGGTGGTTCTTGTACATGTTCTGCTGAAGGAGGGTGTCTTCGATCAAATAAAGGTCCATGGAATGATCCTGATGTGATGAAG CTTGTACATAATGCTGAAGCAGCATTTGTGAGGCAAATCACCAGAGTGCCTAGTAACCAACTTAAATTTGACACACACATTCAAATGCCCCTGCAGAAG GGAAGTAGCGACACATCAGCAGCTGAATCAGGTTCTGAAATTGATGATCCTTCTCCAATCAATCCGAGTTATGTGTTTCCACGTTTGGCCCCCGTTCATGAGGAA GTCAGAGCCTCAGATCCAAATGCCTACTACAGTAGTGATGAAAATTTTCCTCTGGTTGAAAAGGCTGTTCAAAGCAACCTAGGGGCGGAACATCCTCAAGATCGATTCCTTGAAAGCAATGACTTGGGGGACCTTCCTAGTGAAATACTATCAAGTGTGGAGG GAGGTCTTGCCAGCTATTGGTTGGAGATTATCAAGGAAAAGATTGGAAAAAGGCATAATGTGGCTAAAATGCTGATGTCATTTATGGTCAAACTAGTAGCATTTGCCTGTAGTTTAACCCTCAAATTTTGGACGAGGCAGAACAATATTCATCCATCTAACCTTGTGGAACATAATGCTGATGGTCATTCAACAGCCGTAGGAACTGTGAGTGAAGACCTTGTCCGTCCATGCATAGAGCGTCTACAGAGCCTGGAAAAATTAGTTGAGGAGCTTAGCAACAAACCTGCTGCAATCCCATTGGAAAAGGAGCAAATGCTCATGGAATCTCTGGAAAGGATCAAGTCTGTTGAGTTTGACCTTGAAAAAACAAAGAGG GTACTACATGCTACAGTAGTGAAGCAACTTGAGATTTCTAAGTTGCTAGACGATTTACGGGAGTCCAAGCGTCGT CGAAGAAGATTATTTTGTTGA
- the LOC110615865 gene encoding GPI-anchored protein LLG1 has translation MVVFFLLLVVLFAPSSASTSISDSVFQSHPSTSRNLLQAKKACPVNFEFMNYTVITSQCKAPKYPPDSCCKAFKDFACPYADILNDLTSDCADNMFTYIGLNGSYPSGLFASECREGKDGLACPATPPSQSANTSESQIICGPSLLLMLTSIFLVLLLTLVLKAPNVDSSLMFL, from the exons ATGGTGGTCTTCTTCCTCTTGTTGGTGGTTCTCTTTGCTCCTTCTTCTGCCTCCACTTCTATTTCAG ACTCTGTTTTCCAATCCCATCCTTCTACCAGCAGGAATCTGCTTCAGGCTAAGAaag CCTGTCCTGTAAACTTTGAGTTTATGAACTATACAGTCATTACAAGCCAATGTAAAGCACCCAAGTATCCTCCTGATAGCTGTTGTAAAGCATTCAAGGACTTCGCTTGCCCTTATGCAGATATCTTGAATGACTTGACCAGTGATTGTGCTGATAACATGTTCACCTATATTGGCCTCAATGGGAGTTATCCTTCTGGCCTTTTTGCCAGTGAATGCCGGGAAGGCAAGGACGGGCTTGCATGCCCTGCAACACCACCATCACAGTCAGCTAATACTAGTGAGAGTCAGATTATTTGTGGGCCATCCTTATTACTGATGCTCACATCTATATTTCTAGTGCTGTTACTTACACTTGTCTTGAAGGCTCCAAATGTTGATTCTTCTTTAATGTTCCTGTag
- the LOC110615862 gene encoding phosphatidylinositol/phosphatidylcholine transfer protein SFH13 isoform X1, with protein sequence MSGVEGIGANDEIRERRSDFENSEDERRQSKIGTLKKKALNASNKFTHSLKKRGNRKIDYRVSSVSIEDVRDEKEESTVFELRQRLLERNLLPPRHDEYHTLLRFLKAREYNIEKTIQMWEEMLHWRKEYGTDTILEDFDFEELEEVLQYYPQGYHGVDKEGRPVYIERLGKAHPSRLMRITTTDRYLKYHVQEFERALLEKFPASSIAARKQMCSTTTILDVQGLGIKNFTRTAANLLAAMTKIDNSYYPETLDRMYIVNAGPGFRKMLWPAAQKFLDSKTIAKIQVLEPKSLPKLLEVIDSSQLPDFLGGSCTCSAEGGCLRSNKGPWNDPDVMKLVHNAEAAFVRQITRVPSNQLKFDTHIQMPLQKGSSDTSAAESGSEIDDPSPINPSYVFPRLAPVHEEVRASDPNAYYSSDENFPLVEKAVQSNLGAEHPQDRFLESNDLGDLPSEILSSVEGGLASYWLEIIKEKIGKRHNVAKMLMSFMVKLVAFACSLTLKFWTRQNNIHPSNLVEHNADGHSTAVGTVSEDLVRPCIERLQSLEKLVEELSNKPAAIPLEKEQMLMESLERIKSVEFDLEKTKRVLHATVVKQLEISKLLDDLRESKRRRRRLFC encoded by the exons ATGTCAG GCGTAGAAGGAATTGGGGCTAATGATGAAATCCGAGAGAGAAGATCTGATTTTGAGAACTCTGAAGACGAGAGACGCCAATCAAAAATCGGCACCCTAAAGAAAAAGGCATTAAATGCTTCAAATAAGTTCACCCATTCTCTTAAGAAAAGAGGGAACAGGAAAATTGATTATAGAGTTTCTTCCGTTTCTATTGAGGATGTCAGGGATGAAAAAGAGGAGAGTACTGTATTTGAATTGAGGCAAAGGCTTCTCGAAAGAAATTTGTTGCCTCCTAGGCATGATGAGTATCATACTTTATTAAG ATTTTTGAAAGCTAGAGAGTATAATATTGAAAAAACAATCCAGATGTGGGAAGAAATGCTTCATTGGAGGAAAGAGTATGGAACAGACACCATATTGGAG GATTTTGACTTTGAAGAGCTAGAAGAAGTCTTGCAATATTACCCTCAGGGTTACCATGGAGTTGATAAGGAAGGCCGGCCAGTTTACATCGAAAGGCttggaaaagctcatccaaGTAGGCTTATGCGAATTACCACTACGGATCGATATCTGAAATACCATGTCCAAGAGTTTGAGAGGGCTCTACTGGAGAAATTCCCTGCAAGTTCAATTGCTGCAAGGAAGCAGATGTGTTCAACTACAACGATATTGGACGTACAGGGTTTG GGAATTAAGAATTTCACTCGGACTGCTGCAAATCTCTTGGCTGCAATGACAAAGATAGATAACAGTTACTACCCTGAG ACATTGGATCGGATGTATATTGTTAATGCTGGCCCTGGCTTTAGGAAGATGCTTTGGCCTGCAGCTCAGAAGTTTCTGGATTCAAAGACTATTGCAAAgatacag GTTTTAGAGCCCAAGTCTCTGCCCAAGCTACTGGAAGTTATTGACTCAAG TCAATTGCCAGACTTCTTGGGTGGTTCTTGTACATGTTCTGCTGAAGGAGGGTGTCTTCGATCAAATAAAGGTCCATGGAATGATCCTGATGTGATGAAG CTTGTACATAATGCTGAAGCAGCATTTGTGAGGCAAATCACCAGAGTGCCTAGTAACCAACTTAAATTTGACACACACATTCAAATGCCCCTGCAGAAG GGAAGTAGCGACACATCAGCAGCTGAATCAGGTTCTGAAATTGATGATCCTTCTCCAATCAATCCGAGTTATGTGTTTCCACGTTTGGCCCCCGTTCATGAGGAA GTCAGAGCCTCAGATCCAAATGCCTACTACAGTAGTGATGAAAATTTTCCTCTGGTTGAAAAGGCTGTTCAAAGCAACCTAGGGGCGGAACATCCTCAAGATCGATTCCTTGAAAGCAATGACTTGGGGGACCTTCCTAGTGAAATACTATCAAGTGTGGAGG GAGGTCTTGCCAGCTATTGGTTGGAGATTATCAAGGAAAAGATTGGAAAAAGGCATAATGTGGCTAAAATGCTGATGTCATTTATGGTCAAACTAGTAGCATTTGCCTGTAGTTTAACCCTCAAATTTTGGACGAGGCAGAACAATATTCATCCATCTAACCTTGTGGAACATAATGCTGATGGTCATTCAACAGCCGTAGGAACTGTGAGTGAAGACCTTGTCCGTCCATGCATAGAGCGTCTACAGAGCCTGGAAAAATTAGTTGAGGAGCTTAGCAACAAACCTGCTGCAATCCCATTGGAAAAGGAGCAAATGCTCATGGAATCTCTGGAAAGGATCAAGTCTGTTGAGTTTGACCTTGAAAAAACAAAGAGG GTACTACATGCTACAGTAGTGAAGCAACTTGAGATTTCTAAGTTGCTAGACGATTTACGGGAGTCCAAGCGTCGT CGAAGAAGATTATTTTGTTGA